In Terriglobia bacterium, the following proteins share a genomic window:
- a CDS encoding acyl-CoA dehydrogenase family protein: MATATPVTRTKITGGSFLIEERRLDEVFTPEDFTDEHRQIAQTTDEFALKEIAPVADKLEKKDWALTRELLTKASELGLTSVEVPETYGGMDMDKVSAAIVAERIAKYGSFVVTFGAHSGIGTLPIVYFGTEEQKRKYLPKLATAEFVGAYALSESSSGSDALNCRTKAVLSPDGKHYILNGEKMWITNANFADVFIIFAKVDGEKFTAFIVEKTFPGFAVGAEEHKMGIRGSSTCPLILNDCQVPVENLLGDIGKGHIIAFNILNVGRFKLGAGCVGGARTALQDAIAYAKQRKAFNTTISQFGLIREMIADMAVDIWTGESAVYRTVGMMDVALGEIDKSSPDAAREVRKAIEEYAVECSIIKVWGSEALDRAVDATVQIYGGYGFVEEYPAERAYRDSRVNRIFEGTNEINRLIITGFLMKRAMTGQLPLMPAIKRLMDEVLGGPSMSETPEGPLGAEKAIVSNAKKIALFTAGAASQKYMQKLVDQQEIMGALADIIIETYCMESALLRAEKLGGRDGELATAMTQVYVARAMETVEAAARKVIAAIAEGDMLRTQMAILRRLLKYEPINTIALREKIAARVIEQGKYVTA, from the coding sequence ATGGCGACAGCAACACCTGTAACACGCACGAAAATCACCGGCGGCAGTTTTCTCATTGAAGAACGCCGGCTCGATGAAGTCTTCACGCCCGAGGATTTCACCGACGAGCACCGTCAGATCGCGCAAACGACCGACGAATTCGCGCTCAAAGAAATCGCTCCCGTGGCCGACAAGCTGGAGAAAAAGGACTGGGCGCTTACTCGCGAGCTGCTGACCAAGGCCAGCGAGCTCGGGCTGACCTCGGTGGAAGTCCCCGAAACCTACGGCGGCATGGACATGGACAAGGTCAGCGCCGCCATCGTCGCGGAGCGTATCGCCAAGTACGGCAGCTTTGTCGTGACCTTCGGCGCGCACTCCGGCATCGGCACGCTACCCATCGTCTATTTCGGCACCGAAGAACAGAAGCGGAAATATTTGCCCAAGCTGGCGACGGCGGAATTTGTCGGCGCCTACGCGCTGTCGGAATCCTCCTCCGGCTCCGACGCGCTGAATTGCCGCACCAAGGCCGTGCTCTCGCCCGACGGCAAGCACTACATCCTCAACGGCGAAAAAATGTGGATCACCAACGCCAACTTCGCCGACGTGTTCATTATCTTCGCCAAAGTCGACGGCGAAAAGTTCACCGCCTTCATCGTCGAAAAGACTTTCCCCGGCTTCGCGGTCGGCGCCGAAGAGCACAAGATGGGCATCCGCGGCTCGTCCACCTGCCCACTCATCCTCAACGACTGCCAGGTCCCGGTGGAGAACCTGCTGGGTGATATCGGCAAGGGTCACATCATCGCGTTTAATATTCTTAACGTCGGCCGCTTCAAACTCGGCGCCGGATGCGTCGGCGGCGCGCGCACCGCGCTGCAGGACGCCATCGCTTACGCCAAGCAGCGCAAGGCCTTCAACACCACTATTTCGCAGTTCGGCCTGATTCGCGAAATGATCGCCGACATGGCGGTCGACATCTGGACCGGTGAAAGTGCGGTCTATCGCACGGTCGGCATGATGGACGTCGCGCTCGGCGAAATTGACAAGAGCTCGCCCGACGCGGCGCGCGAAGTCCGTAAAGCCATCGAAGAGTATGCCGTCGAGTGCTCCATCATCAAGGTGTGGGGCTCGGAGGCGCTGGACCGCGCCGTGGACGCCACGGTGCAGATCTATGGCGGCTACGGCTTCGTGGAAGAGTACCCGGCGGAGCGCGCCTACCGCGATTCGCGCGTCAACCGCATCTTCGAGGGCACCAACGAAATCAATCGCCTCATCATCACTGGCTTTTTGATGAAACGCGCCATGACCGGACAGTTGCCGCTCATGCCCGCCATCAAGAGGCTGATGGACGAGGTTCTGGGCGGGCCCTCGATGTCGGAAACTCCGGAAGGGCCGCTGGGCGCGGAGAAGGCGATCGTGAGCAACGCAAAGAAGATCGCGCTGTTCACCGCCGGCGCCGCGTCGCAGAAATACATGCAGAAGCTGGTGGACCAGCAGGAGATCATGGGCGCGCTGGCCGACATCATCATCGAGACCTACTGCATGGAGTCGGCGCTGCTGCGCGCGGAAAAGCTGGGCGGGCGCGATGGCGAACTCGCCACCGCCATGACGCAGGTCTACGTGGCGCGCGCCATGGAAACCGTCGAGGCAGCGGCGCGCAAGGTAATCGCCGCCATCGCCGAGGGCGACATGCTGCGCACCCAGATGGCAATCCTGCGCCGCTTGCTCAAGTACGAACCCATCAACACGATCGCGCTGCGGGAGAAGATCGCCGCGCGCGTGATCGAGCAAGGCAAGTACGTAACCGCGTAA
- a CDS encoding GxxExxY protein, translating into MEINDITSEIIDSAMKVHTALGPGLLEKAYEACLLHELRKRGLKAASQVELPVIYDGVRIDAGYRIDLLVEDLVIVELKACEGITPVYEAQLISYLKLSGRPVGLLINFNVKHLRDGIKRFVEGRGWEKPLRASVASVVS; encoded by the coding sequence ATGGAAATCAATGACATCACCTCTGAAATCATCGACAGCGCAATGAAGGTGCATACGGCCCTGGGACCCGGCCTTCTCGAGAAAGCCTACGAAGCGTGTTTGTTACATGAATTGCGGAAGCGCGGTTTGAAAGCTGCTTCGCAAGTTGAGTTGCCGGTTATCTATGACGGCGTTCGGATTGACGCTGGATACAGAATCGATCTGCTGGTCGAGGATTTGGTGATCGTAGAACTGAAAGCTTGCGAAGGCATTACGCCTGTATACGAAGCGCAATTGATTTCATACCTCAAGCTCAGCGGCAGGCCGGTCGGGCTGCTGATCAATTTCAACGTCAAGCATTTGCGGGACGGCATCAAGAGGTTCGTCGAAGGAAGAGGTTGGGAGAAGCCTCTGCGAGCCTCTGTGGCCTCTGTGGTTTCGTAA
- a CDS encoding acetyl-CoA C-acyltransferase, producing MREVIIASSVRTPVGKAYKGTLRATRPDELGAIAIRGALERVPQVDPKEIEDVIMGCAMPEAEQGMNVARIASLRAGLPVECSAMTVNRFCSSGLQAIAMAAERIMAGGAEVILAGGLESMTMIPMGGHKVSANPWLVANYPDAYLSMGLTAERIAKRFGVTREMSDEFSLNSHKKAIAAIEAGRFEEEIVPVPVSFTTPNGSKPKRQEIIFKVDEGPRADTSMEVLGALRPAFHAHGIVTAGSSSQMSDGAAAAVVMSADRAQQLGIKPLARFVAFATAGYKPEEMGVGPVYAIPKALKIAGLKLSDIDVIELNEAFAAQSLCVIQEARLDPARVNPNGGAVALGHPLGCTGAKLTATIIRELKRRNGRYGIVTMCVGGGMGAAGIFENVP from the coding sequence ATGCGTGAAGTAATCATTGCTAGTTCCGTCCGCACGCCCGTCGGCAAGGCCTACAAGGGCACGCTGCGCGCCACCCGACCCGATGAACTGGGCGCCATCGCCATTCGCGGCGCACTCGAAAGAGTGCCGCAAGTCGATCCCAAAGAGATCGAAGACGTCATCATGGGCTGCGCCATGCCCGAAGCCGAGCAGGGCATGAACGTCGCCCGCATCGCCTCGCTGCGCGCCGGCCTGCCGGTGGAATGTTCGGCCATGACCGTGAACCGCTTTTGCTCTTCCGGCCTGCAGGCGATTGCCATGGCGGCCGAGCGCATCATGGCGGGTGGCGCCGAGGTGATTCTGGCCGGCGGTCTGGAATCCATGACCATGATTCCCATGGGCGGGCACAAGGTCTCGGCCAACCCCTGGCTGGTGGCGAATTATCCCGACGCCTACCTCTCCATGGGCCTGACCGCCGAGCGCATTGCCAAACGCTTCGGCGTGACCCGCGAAATGTCCGACGAGTTCTCGCTCAACTCGCACAAAAAAGCGATTGCGGCGATCGAGGCGGGGCGCTTCGAAGAAGAAATCGTTCCCGTGCCCGTCAGCTTCACCACGCCGAACGGCTCGAAGCCGAAGCGTCAGGAAATCATCTTTAAGGTTGACGAAGGCCCGCGCGCCGATACGTCCATGGAAGTCCTGGGCGCGCTGCGGCCCGCGTTCCATGCCCATGGCATCGTGACCGCCGGCAGTTCCTCGCAGATGTCCGACGGCGCGGCGGCCGCCGTGGTCATGTCCGCGGACCGAGCGCAGCAGCTTGGCATCAAGCCACTGGCTCGTTTTGTTGCGTTCGCTACCGCCGGTTACAAACCGGAGGAAATGGGCGTGGGGCCGGTCTACGCGATTCCGAAAGCACTGAAAATCGCAGGGCTCAAACTTTCCGACATCGACGTCATCGAACTCAACGAAGCGTTCGCCGCCCAGTCGCTCTGCGTGATTCAGGAAGCGCGGCTGGATCCGGCGCGCGTGAATCCCAACGGTGGCGCGGTGGCGCTCGGGCATCCCCTGGGCTGCACCGGCGCCAAGCTGACGGCCACCATCATTCGCGAACTCAAGCGCCGCAACGGACGCTACGGCATCGTGACCATGTGCGTCGGCGGCGGCATGGGCGCGGCTGGAATTTTTGAGAATGTTCCTTAA
- a CDS encoding type II toxin-antitoxin system HicB family antitoxin, translating to MKYAVVFEESATGYAAYVPDLPGCVTTGKTLDETERLIREAIEFHIESLREHGEPVPQPTTKTEYIAVGD from the coding sequence ATGAAGTACGCAGTCGTTTTTGAAGAGTCGGCTACCGGATATGCGGCCTACGTGCCGGACTTGCCCGGTTGCGTCACGACAGGAAAAACGCTCGATGAGACCGAACGGCTAATCCGCGAGGCGATTGAATTTCACATCGAGAGCCTTCGCGAACACGGGGAGCCGGTGCCCCAGCCGACTACAAAAACGGAATACATTGCGGTCGGAGACTGA
- a CDS encoding type II toxin-antitoxin system HicA family toxin has protein sequence MKVRDVIKWMEQEGWRLKRVKGSHRQYRHSSKAGTVTVPGHPGDDLPPGTLNSIKKQAGLK, from the coding sequence ATGAAAGTTCGTGACGTCATCAAGTGGATGGAACAGGAAGGCTGGAGACTCAAACGGGTCAAGGGTAGTCATCGACAATACCGCCATTCGAGTAAGGCTGGTACGGTGACTGTCCCCGGACATCCCGGCGACGACCTTCCGCCCGGGACGCTGAACAGCATCAAGAAACAGGCAGGGCTGAAATGA
- a CDS encoding enoyl-CoA hydratase/isomerase family protein translates to MMKQIEKVAVLGAGTMGARIAAHLANAAVPSYLLDIIVPDADGEARNRVAAGGLEAARKSKPAAFFETSLARLITIGNFEDHMKYVAEADWVIEAVVEDLAIKRTLLKKVEATRRPGAIVTTNTSGLPVAKIAEGFSDDFRRHWFGTHFFNPPRYMRLLEIIPTEDSDRAAVEAISHFCDVRLGKGIVVSKDTPNFIANRIGTFSALNVMRLMQEMDLIIEEVDALTGSAVGWPKMGTFRLADMVGLDVLGHVVSNMTRSLKDERSDLKLPDFFNAMLERKWLGDKSKGGFYKKTKGAPGKDDERLALDWKTLEYRPRQKAKFPALDMAKQIEDTAQRLRTLLGTDGSGPQKGDRAGQFLWSVLSDLWTYSANRIGEICDSIVEIDRAMRLGFNWEMGPFELWDAAGVEPTVARMKKEGRPVAENVSRLLASGKKTWYSDAVGASSGVAYFDVATASYKSQQVPPGIWSVQVAKKSGGVVKKNAGATLVDLGDGVGCIEFHTKMNAIGGDIIQLVTQTLKPGGPGDNFDAFVITNDGQHFSAGANIMLLLMAIQEEEWDEIDMIIRQFQGMTQAIKFSPKPVVVAPFGMTLGGGCEISLHGAARHPHAELYMGLVEVGVGLLPGGGGCKEMTLRAVDAAASIRPDGRGESVELMEAMKKAFETVAMAKVSTSVAEARAFGFLAPVDQVTMNRDRVLADAKAHVLELTRSYKPPRPRIDIPAPGESILATLKLGVHLMRQGEYVTEHEVKVGNKVAEVLCGGAITPGTPVSEQYLLDCEREAFKSLCGEKKTQERIAFTLKTGKPLRN, encoded by the coding sequence ATGATGAAACAAATTGAGAAGGTTGCTGTCCTGGGCGCCGGGACCATGGGCGCGCGCATTGCCGCCCACCTGGCCAACGCCGCTGTTCCCTCCTACCTGCTGGACATCATTGTGCCCGACGCCGACGGCGAGGCGCGCAACCGCGTCGCCGCCGGCGGCCTGGAGGCCGCGCGCAAGTCGAAGCCGGCGGCGTTTTTCGAGACGTCGCTGGCGCGCCTGATCACTATCGGCAACTTCGAAGACCACATGAAGTATGTGGCCGAGGCCGATTGGGTGATCGAGGCGGTGGTCGAAGATCTGGCCATCAAGCGCACGCTGCTGAAGAAAGTGGAGGCCACTCGCAGGCCGGGCGCCATCGTCACCACCAATACCAGCGGCCTGCCGGTGGCCAAGATCGCCGAGGGCTTCAGTGACGACTTCCGCCGCCACTGGTTCGGCACGCACTTTTTCAATCCGCCGCGCTACATGCGCCTGCTGGAAATCATACCCACCGAGGACAGCGATCGCGCCGCGGTCGAGGCGATCTCGCACTTTTGCGACGTGCGCCTGGGCAAGGGGATCGTCGTCTCCAAAGACACGCCCAACTTCATCGCCAACCGCATCGGCACGTTTTCCGCGCTCAACGTTATGCGCCTGATGCAGGAGATGGACCTCATCATCGAGGAAGTGGATGCGCTCACCGGCAGCGCGGTCGGCTGGCCGAAGATGGGCACCTTTCGCCTGGCCGACATGGTCGGGCTCGACGTTCTTGGGCACGTCGTATCGAACATGACGCGCAGCTTGAAGGACGAGCGCAGCGACCTCAAACTGCCCGATTTCTTCAACGCCATGCTCGAGCGCAAGTGGCTGGGCGACAAATCCAAGGGCGGCTTCTACAAGAAAACCAAAGGCGCGCCGGGCAAAGACGACGAGCGGCTGGCGCTGGATTGGAAGACGCTGGAGTATCGCCCGCGGCAGAAGGCGAAGTTCCCCGCCCTCGACATGGCGAAGCAGATCGAGGACACCGCGCAGCGCCTGCGCACGCTGCTCGGCACCGACGGCAGCGGCCCGCAGAAAGGCGACCGCGCCGGCCAGTTCCTGTGGTCGGTGCTATCGGACCTGTGGACGTACTCGGCCAACCGCATCGGCGAAATCTGTGATTCGATTGTCGAGATTGATCGCGCCATGCGCCTCGGCTTCAACTGGGAGATGGGCCCGTTCGAGTTGTGGGATGCGGCCGGGGTCGAACCCACGGTCGCTCGCATGAAGAAGGAAGGCCGCCCGGTGGCGGAAAATGTCTCCCGCCTGCTCGCCTCCGGCAAGAAAACGTGGTACAGCGACGCAGTGGGCGCGTCTTCGGGCGTGGCGTACTTCGATGTAGCCACCGCCAGCTACAAGAGCCAGCAAGTGCCGCCCGGAATCTGGTCGGTGCAGGTGGCGAAAAAATCCGGCGGTGTGGTCAAGAAGAATGCGGGCGCGACGCTGGTGGACCTAGGCGACGGCGTCGGCTGCATCGAGTTCCACACCAAGATGAACGCCATCGGCGGCGACATCATTCAACTTGTAACCCAGACGCTAAAGCCCGGTGGCCCTGGCGATAACTTCGACGCTTTCGTCATCACCAACGACGGCCAGCACTTTTCCGCCGGCGCCAACATCATGCTGCTGCTGATGGCCATCCAGGAAGAGGAGTGGGACGAGATTGACATGATCATCCGCCAGTTCCAGGGGATGACGCAGGCGATCAAATTCTCTCCGAAACCCGTGGTGGTGGCGCCTTTCGGGATGACCTTGGGCGGCGGTTGCGAGATCTCCCTGCACGGCGCGGCGCGGCATCCGCACGCCGAGCTCTACATGGGACTGGTGGAAGTTGGCGTTGGCCTGCTGCCCGGCGGCGGCGGATGCAAGGAGATGACGCTGCGCGCGGTGGACGCGGCGGCTTCCATTAGGCCCGACGGCCGCGGGGAGTCGGTCGAACTCATGGAGGCGATGAAGAAAGCGTTCGAGACCGTCGCAATGGCCAAAGTCTCAACCTCGGTCGCCGAAGCGCGCGCCTTCGGCTTTCTCGCGCCGGTTGACCAGGTCACCATGAACCGCGACCGCGTCCTCGCTGACGCCAAGGCGCACGTGCTCGAACTGACGCGTTCGTACAAGCCGCCGCGCCCGCGCATCGACATTCCCGCGCCGGGCGAAAGCATTTTGGCGACTTTAAAGCTTGGCGTCCATCTAATGCGGCAAGGGGAGTACGTCACCGAGCACGAAGTTAAGGTCGGCAACAAAGTCGCGGAAGTCCTCTGCGGCGGCGCGATCACGCCCGGCACGCCTGTAAGCGAGCAATATCTGCTCGATTGCGAGCGCGAGGCGTTCAAGTCGCTCTGCGGCGAGAAGAAAACGCAGGAGCGCATTGCCTTCACGCTGAAGACGGGGAAGCCGCTGAGGAACTGA
- a CDS encoding NUDIX domain-containing protein, whose protein sequence is MVREFSAGGVVLRRMQERWWVAVIEPQSRRKPGAPASVLALPKGNVDKGEKPEETAVREVREETGVEADLLSKLTDIEYIYIRSWGGRERVFKSVSFFLLMYRSGRIGHITPAMRREVRQSLWLPLDEAPGKLSYRGERDVVKLAQRYLAAHPEP, encoded by the coding sequence ATGGTGCGCGAATTTTCTGCCGGAGGCGTGGTCCTCCGCCGCATGCAGGAACGGTGGTGGGTGGCCGTGATCGAGCCGCAGAGCCGGCGTAAACCCGGCGCTCCCGCCAGCGTGCTCGCACTGCCCAAGGGCAACGTGGACAAAGGGGAAAAGCCGGAGGAAACGGCAGTCCGCGAGGTGCGCGAAGAAACCGGTGTGGAGGCCGACCTGCTCTCCAAGCTCACCGATATCGAGTACATCTACATTCGCTCCTGGGGCGGCCGCGAGCGCGTGTTCAAGAGCGTCAGCTTTTTCCTGCTGATGTACCGCAGCGGGCGCATCGGCCACATTACCCCGGCGATGCGGCGCGAAGTCCGCCAGTCCCTCTGGCTCCCCTTGGATGAGGCCCCGGGCAAGCTCAGCTACCGTGGCGAGCGCGACGTGGTGAAGCTTGCACAGCGATATCTGGCGGCTCATCCGGAACCTTAG
- a CDS encoding patatin-like phospholipase family protein — translation MLHKIARSVRAFARGLKRISDSPLAPAAPLPPSVGLALGGGFARGLAHIGVLKVFEQEGIPVNFIAGTSVGSVIGAAYCSGISAKELEEMAARVRFRDFARWTISRYGLASNDRMATFLGKMLKSRTFEDLKIPLAVAATDFASGEGVVFRAGPLVDAVRASCAYPGMFSPVKVGGRLLVDGLLAHAVPTGPLRDMGAQRVIAVYLSAPWASADGPRHILDVIGQCFSIAQSKMCGLWEAAADVVLQPEVRGFSYDHFERAPELIRAGEVAARAALPAIKQWFGPPEPVTLTTPVKAPSPA, via the coding sequence ATGTTACACAAAATAGCGCGCTCGGTTCGCGCGTTCGCGCGCGGGCTGAAACGCATCTCAGACTCGCCGCTTGCACCGGCGGCGCCACTACCACCTTCGGTCGGACTGGCGCTGGGCGGCGGTTTTGCCCGCGGCCTGGCCCACATCGGCGTGCTCAAGGTTTTCGAGCAAGAAGGTATTCCCGTCAACTTCATCGCCGGTACGAGCGTGGGCTCGGTGATCGGCGCGGCATACTGCAGCGGCATCTCCGCCAAGGAACTGGAGGAGATGGCAGCCCGGGTGCGCTTTCGGGATTTCGCGCGCTGGACGATCTCGCGCTACGGTCTGGCCAGCAACGATCGCATGGCGACGTTTCTCGGCAAGATGCTGAAGAGCCGCACGTTTGAGGACCTAAAGATTCCCTTGGCTGTGGCCGCCACCGATTTTGCCAGCGGGGAAGGAGTGGTTTTCCGCGCCGGGCCGCTGGTGGACGCGGTGCGCGCCAGTTGCGCCTATCCCGGGATGTTCAGCCCGGTTAAGGTGGGCGGCCGCCTGCTGGTGGACGGCCTACTCGCGCACGCGGTTCCCACCGGTCCCTTGCGCGACATGGGCGCGCAGCGCGTCATTGCCGTCTACCTCAGCGCGCCCTGGGCGAGTGCGGATGGCCCACGACACATACTTGACGTCATCGGGCAGTGCTTCTCGATCGCGCAGTCGAAGATGTGCGGATTGTGGGAAGCCGCCGCCGACGTAGTGCTCCAGCCCGAAGTGCGCGGCTTCAGCTACGACCACTTCGAGCGCGCACCGGAATTGATTCGGGCGGGTGAGGTAGCAGCCCGTGCCGCGCTGCCCGCGATCAAGCAGTGGTTCGGACCGCCGGAGCCGGTGACGCTGACAACCCCGGTGAAGGCGCCCTCGCCGGCTTAG
- a CDS encoding PilZ domain-containing protein, which yields MGARKGKRLQIELPVSVSGFDMNGDPFVQKAKTVDISWCGIRLKGIRCVRGPGDIVRVQYKDKRGRYRVVWMEKDTATLGLEGVEGARLLFGDHLPPSAGIHDEVDTYSPPPAVQSAASSTHGAERRAGDRRQGERRRYPRYNCAGIASVRESNSHFGSEGRVLDISMCGCYVEMMSPMRVGTPIRLDINFSGHALSLPAIVRMAQLNMGMGVEFTDVPPGEMEKLRQAIAELSGEPQRAAATATSAPAGSAAAIQLGSAVLRWFATHEQLTRKEFQELLRENKQPS from the coding sequence ATGGGTGCGCGAAAAGGCAAGCGGCTGCAGATCGAGTTGCCCGTGTCCGTTTCCGGCTTCGACATGAATGGCGACCCGTTTGTGCAGAAGGCGAAAACAGTGGACATCAGTTGGTGTGGCATCCGGCTCAAGGGAATTCGTTGCGTCCGCGGCCCTGGCGACATCGTGCGGGTGCAATACAAAGATAAGCGGGGGCGCTACCGCGTTGTCTGGATGGAAAAGGACACTGCCACGCTGGGATTGGAGGGTGTGGAAGGGGCCAGGCTGCTTTTTGGCGATCATTTGCCACCCTCGGCGGGCATACACGATGAGGTTGACACCTACTCGCCGCCGCCTGCAGTGCAATCTGCGGCGTCATCGACGCATGGAGCGGAGCGTCGTGCAGGCGATCGTCGCCAGGGCGAACGGAGGCGATACCCACGCTACAATTGCGCCGGCATTGCCAGCGTGCGCGAGTCAAACAGCCATTTCGGTTCGGAAGGCCGCGTCCTGGATATTTCAATGTGCGGCTGCTATGTGGAAATGATGTCGCCCATGCGCGTCGGCACCCCGATCCGCCTCGACATCAACTTTAGCGGCCATGCCTTGAGTTTGCCGGCCATCGTCCGCATGGCCCAGCTCAACATGGGTATGGGAGTGGAATTCACCGATGTCCCGCCCGGCGAGATGGAGAAGCTCCGCCAGGCGATTGCTGAACTCAGCGGGGAGCCTCAGAGGGCGGCCGCTACGGCGACCTCCGCACCGGCTGGGTCCGCTGCCGCAATCCAGCTCGGCAGCGCGGTCTTGCGATGGTTCGCTACCCACGAGCAATTGACCCGCAAGGAATTCCAAGAGTTGCTGCGAGAAAACAAGCAGCCTTCGTAA
- a CDS encoding GAF domain-containing protein: protein MAPKPRLASRGRLPLREIRGAQNPKSPLDAVAGLLQSSRQYFAVTIYLATGEGLLRVASAGPAPRCDCMRVGEGNVGEAAKTGRAKVVPDVSRDPQYFQVFRETRSELVTPIKIGTHVIGVMDVESDRRNASAYEERVLLYEVASVLAQFLSGRGKYLVMQSGHPQTERQVPLRPAAGDRVRS from the coding sequence TTGGCGCCCAAACCCCGGCTTGCCTCGCGTGGGCGGCTGCCGCTGCGCGAAATCCGCGGCGCGCAGAATCCCAAGTCGCCGTTGGACGCGGTCGCCGGGCTGCTGCAAAGCTCGCGGCAATACTTCGCGGTCACGATCTATCTGGCGACGGGCGAAGGCCTGCTGCGGGTCGCCTCGGCGGGACCTGCGCCGCGCTGCGACTGCATGCGCGTGGGCGAGGGCAATGTCGGCGAGGCGGCGAAAACCGGTAGGGCGAAGGTCGTGCCCGACGTCAGCCGCGATCCGCAGTACTTCCAAGTTTTCCGCGAGACCCGTTCCGAGTTGGTCACGCCCATCAAGATCGGCACGCACGTGATCGGCGTGATGGACGTTGAAAGCGACCGCCGGAACGCGTCTGCCTACGAAGAACGCGTTCTGCTGTATGAAGTCGCCAGCGTGCTCGCGCAATTCCTCAGCGGACGCGGAAAATACCTAGTGATGCAGTCCGGCCACCCTCAAACCGAAAGGCAGGTGCCTTTGCGCCCCGCCGCAGGAGACAGAGTCCGTTCATGA
- a CDS encoding transketolase, whose protein sequence is MSTLVEPITNLKQVANRIRIEIVKMIGAAGSGHPGGSLSAVELLVALYFRVLQHDPQRPDWPERDRFVLSKGHGVPVLYATLAEAGYLDPALLSTLRKLGSPLQGHPDKRMLPVLEASTGSLGQGISIGIGMALAARLDKRDWHTFVMVGDGEIQEGQIWEAAMYAGFHRLSNLTVIVDYNQQQLDGFLVDILDPAPVAEKFRSFNWNVIEIDGHDLEQCIAALQQARAGLTSRPTAVIAHTIKGKGVSFMENNPEWHGMAPKKEQVEAALKELEANAR, encoded by the coding sequence ATGAGCACCCTGGTGGAGCCGATTACCAACCTCAAGCAGGTCGCCAACCGCATTCGTATTGAAATCGTGAAGATGATTGGCGCGGCCGGCAGCGGTCACCCGGGCGGATCGCTCTCCGCGGTGGAGTTGCTGGTCGCGCTTTATTTCCGCGTGCTGCAGCACGATCCCCAGCGCCCCGACTGGCCCGAGCGTGACCGCTTCGTGCTCTCCAAGGGACATGGCGTTCCCGTGCTCTATGCCACGCTGGCCGAGGCCGGCTATCTCGACCCGGCCCTGCTGTCCACGTTGCGCAAGCTGGGGTCGCCGCTGCAAGGTCATCCCGACAAGCGGATGCTGCCGGTTTTGGAAGCCTCCACCGGATCGCTGGGGCAGGGAATTTCCATTGGTATCGGCATGGCGCTGGCGGCGCGTCTGGACAAGCGCGACTGGCACACCTTTGTCATGGTCGGCGACGGTGAAATCCAGGAAGGGCAGATCTGGGAAGCCGCCATGTACGCGGGTTTCCACCGCCTCTCGAACCTGACCGTGATCGTGGACTACAACCAGCAGCAACTCGACGGCTTCCTCGTTGACATCCTCGATCCCGCGCCGGTCGCGGAAAAATTCCGCTCGTTCAACTGGAACGTCATCGAGATCGATGGCCACGACCTGGAGCAATGCATTGCCGCCCTGCAGCAGGCGCGCGCCGGGCTGACTTCGCGTCCCACGGCGGTGATTGCCCATACCATCAAGGGCAAAGGCGTGTCGTTCATGGAGAATAATCCGGAGTGGCACGGCATGGCGCCGAAAAAAGAACAGGTCGAGGCGGCGCTGAAGGAGCTGGAGGCCAACGCGCGGTGA